In the genome of Conger conger chromosome 8, fConCon1.1, whole genome shotgun sequence, one region contains:
- the LOC133135157 gene encoding thiosulfate sulfurtransferase/rhodanese-like domain-containing protein 2, translating into MSADINATLQNITAFCELDVENLTQHTVKQTKPTFSASLRKQYTYAKRWAFSTYVASKKTTDRPSGWHCCGQIFEDSGSVHKHVSSTHEAEVLKHADAILQLILSGAEDESPTLESSREELVDVSRWIPDTAHVDEEHLVKGEGEVLLFYCYTQLPDPQLVCTWQKALCQKLHLTGKVRVAVEGINGTVGGTKVATGLYVQAMLSHPIFRTMILEDFKRSDGGADCFTGLKVGLYKEIVPMGVDPDTLSFRQAGVHLEPEEFHREVEILLTKGDSCNDTILLDCRNFYESKIGQFSKCLAPDIRKFSYFPDYVDKNLELFRDKKVLMYCTGGIRCERGSAYLLSKDVCKEVYQLKGGIHKYLDHYPDGFYRGKLFVFDERYAISFNSDIISDCRYCGSPWDEYQLCSTRLCCQLVLSCPSCRHRGHTACCPTCQRKDGASGGGPPPTLKEECECTDTRPRIPQDAL; encoded by the exons ATGTCCGCAGATATTAATGCTACATTGCAAAACATTACGGCGTTTTGTGAGTTAGATGTAGAAAACCTTACTCAGCACACCGTGAAGCAGACCAAACCTACATTTTCTGCATCTTTACGAAAACAATACACCTACGCAAAGAGATGG GCATTTTCTACATATGTGGCTTCAAAGAAGACTACCGACCGCCCCTCAGGGTGGCATTGCTGCGGGCAGATCTTCGAGGATTCTGGCTCCGTCCACAAGCATGTCTCCAGTACCCACGAGGCTGAGGTTCTGAAACACGCTGACGCCATCCTCCAGCTGATCTTGAGCGGTGCTGAAGACGAGAGTCCTACTCTGGAAAGCTCGAGAGAAGAACTGGTAGACGTGTCCAGATGGATACCAGACACTGCACATGTCGACGAAGAACACCTTGTAAA GGGCGAAGGCGAGGTCCTCCTATTTTACTGTTACACTCAGTTACCAGACCCCCAGCTCGTCTGCACCTGGCAGAAAGCGCTGTGCCAAAAGCTACACCTCACTGGCAAG GTCCGAGTGGCTGTGGAGGGAATAAACGGAACAGTGGGCGGAACCAAAGTGGCCACCGGTTTGTATGTCCAGGCTATGCTCTCTCACCCAATCTTCAGGACAATGATTTTGGAAGACTTCAAG AGAAGCGATGGGGGGGCTGATTGTTTCACAGGACTGAAGGTAGGACTGTACAAGGAAATAGTGCCTATGGGGGTGGATCCAGACACACTGTCCTTCAGGCAGGCCG GAGTCCACTTGGAGCCAGAGGAGTTTCACAGAGAAGTGGAAATCCTTTTGACTAAAGGTGACTCGTGCAATGATACCATACTGCTTGACTGCAGGAACTTCTACGAGAGTAAAATA GGACAGTTCAGTAAATGTTTGGCCCCTGACATCCGGAAATTCAGCTACTTCCCGGACTATGTGGATAAGAACCTGGAGCTGTTTCGGGATAAGAAGGTCCTGATGTACTGCACTGGGGGCATACGCTGTGAGCGAGGCTCTGCTTACCTGCTCTCAAAG GACGTTTGCAAGGAGGTTTACCAGCTGAAAGGTGGCATTCACAAGTACCTGGACCACTACCCAGATGGATTCTACCGGGGGAAACTGTTTGTGTTCGATGAGCGCTATGCAATCTCCTTCAACAGTGACATCatctcag ACTGCAGGTACTGCGGATCACCGTGGGACGAGTATCAATTGTGCTCCACTCGGCTCTGCTGCCAGCTCGTGCTATCCTGCCCGTCCTGCAGGCACCGCGGCCATACCGCGTGCTGCCCCACCTGCCAGCGCAAAGATGGGGCATCGGGAGGGGGTCCCCCTCCGACTCTGAAGGAAGAGTGCGAGTGCACGGACACGCGGCCGCGAATTCCTCAAGATGCGCTTTGA